In Deinococcus misasensis DSM 22328, the sequence TGGATGTGCGGATGCGTCAATCCGGGAAACATGAGGCGGGGCGGCATTTGAGTAAAGTTGGGCATGCATCGTTGAGGAAAGCGGCGTATCAGGCGGCTTTGGGGGCGATTCGTTCGAAGAGCCGTCTGGGGGAGTATTACCGTGGGTTGCGTTTGCGGGGAAAACCTGGGAAGGTGGCGTTGTGTGCGTTGGCGAGGAAGATCTTGCGGATCGCGTTTGCGGTGGTGAAACAGGGCAAGCCTTTTGATCCGGCTTACCCTGGCCCTTGACGTTTTGGGGAAAAGACAGTATCTCGGCTCTCGGCTCTCGGCTCTCGGCTCTCGGCTCTCGGCTCTCGGCTCTCGGCTTCAAGGCGACGCACGCGTAGCCCCTACAAGGCTCTCGGCAATTGGGCGGGACCTGCCGAGCCTCTCAAAAAGACCTCCTCCCACCCCCGATCCCAACCCCTGATATACAATCCTTAATGTATGCAGTATTCGCAAGCCGCAAGAACCGCTTTCCAGCATGCCCGAGAAGAGGCGCACAGCCTCGGACATCTGGAAGTCCTCACTGAACACCTTCTGCTGGGTCTCCTGAAGGAAACCTATCCTTTCCAGACCCTGCTGGACGATTATGGCTTCACGCTTGAGGTCCTGAGGAAGAAACTCACCCGCATTTATCCTCCAGCTTCCAGAAAAGGCCAGACCTCCAGTGCCATGTCCGTGGGGGTGCGTGAGGTCATGGAAACGGCTTCGGTGGTTTCCAGAGATCTGGGGCAACCCGACATCACCCCGGAGTCCCTTCTGATCAGTGCTCTGGAATCCCTGCACAACCGCGAAATCTTTGATGGCCTCAACGACGAAGGCTTGCGTGCAGCCATCCGCTACCATTACACAGGCCAGAAAACCGTGGTGTCCCAGAGGGTGCAGCCCCTCGGGAAAGTGGTGCTTTCGGGTCTGGAATTTCATGGTCGGCACGGGGTCTATCAGGAAGAAACCCGCTTGGGTGCCAGATTTGTGGTGGATGCCGAACTCTCTTTTGACTTTGCAGGCATTCCCGATCAGGTGGACCACACCATTGATTATGAAAAGGTGTACCGCACCGTCAAAGATGAGGTGACCGTCAAAAGCTATTACCTGATTGAGGTGCTGGCCAACAGCATTGCAGACCGCCTGATGCTGGAGCAACCCAAATTGCAGAAACTCACCATCCGGGTGCACAAACCCCATGCCCCCTTGCCGGGTGTGTTCCGGGATGTGTACGCAGAAGTGGAGCGCATCCGATGACCCTTGCCCTGATTGCCCTTGGAGGAAACCTCGGAGATGTGGTCTCCAACTTCCAGTTCGCTCTGGACTGGCTGGATGAACTGGGAGAAGTCACCCTCAAGTCCAGCCTGTACCGCACTGTTCCTGTGGG encodes:
- a CDS encoding transposase — its product is DVRMRQSGKHEAGRHLSKVGHASLRKAAYQAALGAIRSKSRLGEYYRGLRLRGKPGKVALCALARKILRIAFAVVKQGKPFDPAYPGP
- the folB gene encoding dihydroneopterin aldolase; its protein translation is MQYSQAARTAFQHAREEAHSLGHLEVLTEHLLLGLLKETYPFQTLLDDYGFTLEVLRKKLTRIYPPASRKGQTSSAMSVGVREVMETASVVSRDLGQPDITPESLLISALESLHNREIFDGLNDEGLRAAIRYHYTGQKTVVSQRVQPLGKVVLSGLEFHGRHGVYQEETRLGARFVVDAELSFDFAGIPDQVDHTIDYEKVYRTVKDEVTVKSYYLIEVLANSIADRLMLEQPKLQKLTIRVHKPHAPLPGVFRDVYAEVERIR